The following are encoded in a window of Echeneis naucrates chromosome 19, fEcheNa1.1, whole genome shotgun sequence genomic DNA:
- the LOC115060359 gene encoding cerebellar degeneration-related protein 2-like isoform X2: MLSSGTMEEFVTEEEEPWYDQQDLEQDLHLAAELGKTLLERNKELEDSLQQMYITNEEQVQEIEYLSKQLEVLRDMNEQHAKVYEQLDGTARELERTNHTLVTDSKTSQQKIERLTGTIEVLQTQVESLSGQVEQLRSMEQLRVRREKRERRKTIHTFPCLRELCTAPRYEDEFVVGRAESFTMETKSQPFEEENQHLREAVSALRAAARTERSRREGVERECNLLLAEFSRLQTRVQDAEGCQARVRELEVELQELQQLRRARTFLLSSEDDGVALTQTVLNSTPETDTFLEVEVGHTGEGLPDSSPVRKSCSDTALNTIVARDASGRRRGSYALHANSVRKRGMSILREVDEQYHALLEKYEELLGKCRRHEESLCHAEVQTSRPVSRDPSMKDCAMGPTQVPPPTPVQSPSTPEAIESISKQVEAVDKRLGQNTPEYKALFKEIFSRIQKTKMDIKATKASKAGKAGKSSKSKH, encoded by the exons ATGCTAAGCTCAGGGACAATGGAGGAATTCGTGACTGAGGAAGAAGAGCCGTGGTACGACCAGCAGGACCTGGAGCAGG ACCTCCACTTGGCGGCAGAGCTGGGGAAGACTTTGCTAGAGAGGAACAAGGAGCTGGAGGACTCCTTACAGCAGATGTACATCACAAATGAAGAGCAAGTGCAGGAGATCGAG TACCTGTCAAAGCAGCTGGAGGTCCTCCGGGACATGAACGAGCAGCACGCCAAAGTGTATGAGCAGCTGGACGGTACCGCCAGAGAACTCGAACGTACCAACCACACTCTGGTGACGGACAGCAAGACTTCGCAACAGAAGATAGAGAG GTTAACAGGGACCATCGAGGTTCTGCAAACACAGGTGGAGTCCCTGTCAGGTCAGGTGGAGCAGCTTCGGTCCATGGAGCAGCTCAGAGTCAGGAGAGAGAAGCGAGAACGACGTAAGACCATTCACACTTTCCCATGTCTGAGGGAGCTCTGCACAGCACCAAG GTATGAGGATGAGTTTGTTGTGGGCCGGGCGGAGAGCTTCACCATGGAAACCAAATCTCAACCGTTTGAAGAGGAGAACCAACACCTGAGGGAGGCGGTGTCGGCTCTGAGGGCGGCGGCCCGCACTGAGCGGAGCCGCAGGGAGGGAGTGGAGAGGGAGTGCAACCTCCTCCTGGCAGAGTTCTCACGGCTGCAGACACGAGTGCAG GATGCTGAGGGCTGCCAGGCCCGGGTGCGGGAGCTGGAGGtagagctgcaggagctgcagcagctacGTCGAGCTCGGACTTTCCttctgagcagcgaggatgaTGGCGTGGCTCTCACGCAGACTGTCCTCAACAGCACCCCAGAAACTGACACCTTCCTGGAGGTGGAGGTTGGGCACACGG gtGAAGGGCTACCTGATTCCAGCCCTGTAAGGAAGAGCTGCAGTGACACAGCGCTTAACACCATTGTTGCCCGCGATGCGTCCGGCCGCAGGAGAGGTAGTTATGCTCTCCACGCCAACAGCGTGAGGAAGAGGGGGATGTCCATCCTGCGGGAGGTGGATGAGCAGTACCATGCCTTACTGGAGAAGTATGAGGAGTTGTTGGGAAAGTGTCGGCGCCATGAGGAGAGCTTGTGTCACGCGGAGGTCCAGACCTCCCGACCAGTTTCCAGAGATCCATCTATGAAGGACTGTGCCATGGGTCCCACTCAGGTGCCACCTCCCACCCCTGTCCAGTCACCCTCCACCCCTGAGGCCATTGAGAGCATCAGTAAGCAGGTGGAGGCAGTGGATAAACGTCTGGGACAGAACACACCTGAGTACAAGGCCCTCTTTAAGGAGATCTTCTCTCGAATCCAAAAGACCAAGATGGACATTAAAGCTACCAAAGCCTcgaaagcaggaaaagctgGAAAGTCCAGCAAATCCAAGCATTGA
- the mrpl58 gene encoding large ribosomal subunit protein mL62, whose product MAASIVRRSYVLCRRLGLNVIPLRIKPSTVAIKDINDTLQPRVSYCTRDPDTQDLQVQIPVDRLTVSYSRSSGPGGQHVNKVNTKAEVRFHVKTADWIPEDVRQKIFEKNANRINKAGELLVTSELSRSQHRNLSDCLQKISAIIVEASRKPHEPTAEDLALKAARLQRSNKERLKQKKIHSAIKQSRRVNFD is encoded by the exons ATGGCGGCATCCATAGTTCGACGGTCTTATGTACTTTGTCGCCGTTTGGGACTCAACGTGATTCCGTTGCGGATAAAACCAAGCACTGTGGCGATAAAAGACATTAACGACACGTTACAGCCGCGTGTTAGCTACTGCACCCGGGACCCGGATACACAG gacCTCCAGGTGCAAATTCCAGTAg ACCGTCTGACAGTATCTTACAGCAGGAGCAGTGGTCCTGGTGGTCAGCATGTCAATAAAG TGAACACAAAGGCAGAGGTCAGATTCCATGTGAAAACAGCAGACTGGATCCCAGAGGATGTTCGGCAAAAGATCTTTGAaaag AACGCAAATCGTATAAATAAGGCTGGAGAGCTGCTGGTGACGTCCGAGCTGAGCAGGAGTCAGCACAGAAACCTGTCCGACTGTCTGCAGAAGATCTCTGCCATCATAGTCGAAGCCAGCAGGAAGCCTCATGAGCCCACAGCAGAGGACTTAGCTCTGAAGGCAGCCAG GTTGCAAAGGAGCAACAAGGAGCGACTGAAGCAGAAGAAGATCCATTCAGCGATCAAGCAGAGCAGACGAGTGAATTTCGACTGA
- the LOC115060359 gene encoding cerebellar degeneration-related protein 2-like isoform X1 has translation MLSSGTMEEFVTEEEEPWYDQQDLEQDLHLAAELGKTLLERNKELEDSLQQMYITNEEQVQEIEYLSKQLEVLRDMNEQHAKVYEQLDGTARELERTNHTLVTDSKTSQQKIERLTGTIEVLQTQVESLSGQVEQLRSMEQLRVRREKRERRKTIHTFPCLRELCTAPRYEDEFVVGRAESFTMETKSQPFEEENQHLREAVSALRAAARTERSRREGVERECNLLLAEFSRLQTRVQDAEGCQARVRELEVELQELQQLRRARTFLLSSEDDGVALTQTVLNSTPETDTFLEVEVGHTGGGTSGPPDGGGGGGGEGLPDSSPVRKSCSDTALNTIVARDASGRRRGSYALHANSVRKRGMSILREVDEQYHALLEKYEELLGKCRRHEESLCHAEVQTSRPVSRDPSMKDCAMGPTQVPPPTPVQSPSTPEAIESISKQVEAVDKRLGQNTPEYKALFKEIFSRIQKTKMDIKATKASKAGKAGKSSKSKH, from the exons ATGCTAAGCTCAGGGACAATGGAGGAATTCGTGACTGAGGAAGAAGAGCCGTGGTACGACCAGCAGGACCTGGAGCAGG ACCTCCACTTGGCGGCAGAGCTGGGGAAGACTTTGCTAGAGAGGAACAAGGAGCTGGAGGACTCCTTACAGCAGATGTACATCACAAATGAAGAGCAAGTGCAGGAGATCGAG TACCTGTCAAAGCAGCTGGAGGTCCTCCGGGACATGAACGAGCAGCACGCCAAAGTGTATGAGCAGCTGGACGGTACCGCCAGAGAACTCGAACGTACCAACCACACTCTGGTGACGGACAGCAAGACTTCGCAACAGAAGATAGAGAG GTTAACAGGGACCATCGAGGTTCTGCAAACACAGGTGGAGTCCCTGTCAGGTCAGGTGGAGCAGCTTCGGTCCATGGAGCAGCTCAGAGTCAGGAGAGAGAAGCGAGAACGACGTAAGACCATTCACACTTTCCCATGTCTGAGGGAGCTCTGCACAGCACCAAG GTATGAGGATGAGTTTGTTGTGGGCCGGGCGGAGAGCTTCACCATGGAAACCAAATCTCAACCGTTTGAAGAGGAGAACCAACACCTGAGGGAGGCGGTGTCGGCTCTGAGGGCGGCGGCCCGCACTGAGCGGAGCCGCAGGGAGGGAGTGGAGAGGGAGTGCAACCTCCTCCTGGCAGAGTTCTCACGGCTGCAGACACGAGTGCAG GATGCTGAGGGCTGCCAGGCCCGGGTGCGGGAGCTGGAGGtagagctgcaggagctgcagcagctacGTCGAGCTCGGACTTTCCttctgagcagcgaggatgaTGGCGTGGCTCTCACGCAGACTGTCCTCAACAGCACCCCAGAAACTGACACCTTCCTGGAGGTGGAGGTTGGGCACACGGGTGGAGGTACAAGTGGGCCGCCTGAtggtggagggggtggtggaggtGAAGGGCTACCTGATTCCAGCCCTGTAAGGAAGAGCTGCAGTGACACAGCGCTTAACACCATTGTTGCCCGCGATGCGTCCGGCCGCAGGAGAGGTAGTTATGCTCTCCACGCCAACAGCGTGAGGAAGAGGGGGATGTCCATCCTGCGGGAGGTGGATGAGCAGTACCATGCCTTACTGGAGAAGTATGAGGAGTTGTTGGGAAAGTGTCGGCGCCATGAGGAGAGCTTGTGTCACGCGGAGGTCCAGACCTCCCGACCAGTTTCCAGAGATCCATCTATGAAGGACTGTGCCATGGGTCCCACTCAGGTGCCACCTCCCACCCCTGTCCAGTCACCCTCCACCCCTGAGGCCATTGAGAGCATCAGTAAGCAGGTGGAGGCAGTGGATAAACGTCTGGGACAGAACACACCTGAGTACAAGGCCCTCTTTAAGGAGATCTTCTCTCGAATCCAAAAGACCAAGATGGACATTAAAGCTACCAAAGCCTcgaaagcaggaaaagctgGAAAGTCCAGCAAATCCAAGCATTGA
- the smim5 gene encoding small integral membrane protein 5, with the protein MDVREEVLSVLDKLWAKLQGLPQASPLELGAFFVLILFFATFIFLIVLSCVHCCCCAKPKYQASRVQPLQPI; encoded by the exons ATGGATGTGAGGGAGGAGGTTCTGTCTGTGTTGGATAAGCTGTGGGCCAAGCTGCAGGGTCTCCCACAGGCCAGTCCTCTGGAGCTTGGAGCTTTCTTTGTGCTCATCCTGTTTTTTG CCACGTTTATCTTCCTGATCGTGCTATCCTGtgtccactgctgctgctgtgcaaaGCCAAAATACCAGGCCTCAAGAGTCCAACCTCTGCAGCCGATctga